In a genomic window of uncultured Flavobacterium sp.:
- a CDS encoding APC family permease, which translates to MKEIVHKKLNQLQATAICGNDISSSCLYVSALTILYAGQYAWISLLIVAAVLFLFRRIYGEVVGAIPLNGGAYNVLLNTSTKRLASLAATLTVLSYMATAVISASEGMHYLHGIFETLNVTIATVVVLVLFTGLAILGIGESAFVAVIIFITHLATLSLLVLASLWFILNNGLETFHVNWETPIAYGNIKTALFLGFSAAMLGISGFESSANFVEEQEHGVFPKTLRNMWAIVSFFNPVIAILLISVIPLTEVGANKESLLAHLGQTTGGSWLAWLISIDAVLVLCGAVLTSFVGVSGLLNRMTLDRILPNYFLKKNKRGSHYRIVISFLILCISVLFATRGHLESLAGVYTFSFLAVMALFGIGNLLLKFKRSKLPRPERARGIAVVVAVSFIIAAFIGNMKLNINAFYTFLKYMVPSLVFIGIMLNRVILIRLMIQALEYFYQPLRRFVILSNRYLQKMSVEINSQEFVFFTKGDDIAILNKVLQYVENNETTKKLKIVHVKNDSSNNEALIKDLEVLDRAYDDIDIEYLEIQGVFGPEIIDELSQKWKIPKNFMFIGSPGNKFSYRVSDLGGVRLIM; encoded by the coding sequence ATGAAAGAAATTGTACACAAAAAATTAAATCAATTACAAGCAACAGCAATTTGCGGCAACGACATAAGCTCTTCCTGTTTATACGTTTCAGCGTTAACGATTCTATATGCAGGTCAATATGCTTGGATTTCATTACTAATTGTTGCAGCAGTTTTATTTCTTTTCAGACGAATTTATGGCGAAGTTGTTGGCGCAATTCCTTTAAATGGTGGCGCTTACAATGTTTTATTAAACACTTCAACCAAACGATTAGCTTCTCTGGCGGCAACATTAACCGTTTTGTCTTATATGGCAACAGCGGTAATTTCGGCCTCAGAAGGAATGCATTATTTACATGGAATTTTCGAAACCTTAAATGTAACCATCGCAACAGTTGTGGTTTTGGTCTTATTTACCGGACTTGCTATTTTAGGAATCGGAGAATCTGCATTTGTTGCCGTAATTATTTTTATCACACATCTTGCAACTTTATCCCTACTCGTTCTAGCTTCGCTATGGTTTATTTTAAATAATGGATTAGAAACTTTTCATGTAAATTGGGAAACTCCAATTGCTTATGGAAATATAAAAACGGCACTTTTTCTAGGATTTTCTGCCGCAATGCTTGGGATTTCAGGTTTCGAAAGTTCAGCTAATTTTGTTGAAGAACAAGAACACGGAGTTTTTCCAAAAACATTACGAAATATGTGGGCGATCGTAAGTTTCTTTAATCCTGTAATTGCGATTTTATTAATTAGTGTAATTCCATTAACCGAAGTTGGCGCAAATAAAGAATCCCTTTTGGCACATTTAGGACAAACAACCGGAGGATCCTGGCTCGCCTGGTTAATTTCTATAGACGCTGTGTTAGTTTTATGTGGAGCCGTATTAACCTCATTTGTTGGGGTTTCCGGATTATTAAACCGTATGACTTTAGATCGAATTCTGCCAAATTATTTTTTAAAGAAAAACAAAAGAGGATCACATTATAGAATTGTAATAAGCTTTCTTATTTTGTGTATTTCTGTACTTTTTGCCACAAGAGGACATTTAGAATCGTTAGCAGGAGTTTACACGTTTTCGTTTTTGGCAGTAATGGCATTATTCGGGATTGGAAATTTATTGCTGAAATTCAAACGTAGCAAATTACCAAGACCAGAACGTGCACGCGGAATTGCAGTCGTAGTTGCAGTTTCTTTTATTATTGCTGCTTTCATCGGAAACATGAAACTCAACATCAATGCATTCTATACCTTTTTGAAATATATGGTTCCATCGTTAGTTTTTATAGGAATCATGCTCAATCGCGTTATTTTGATAAGACTCATGATCCAGGCTTTAGAATATTTCTATCAGCCACTCCGCAGATTCGTTATTCTCAGTAATCGGTATTTACAGAAAATGAGTGTTGAGATTAATTCGCAGGAATTTGTCTTTTTTACCAAAGGCGACGATATTGCAATTCTCAACAAAGTACTTCAATATGTCGAAAATAATGAAACTACAAAAAAGCTAAAAATCGTTCATGTAAAAAATGATTCTTCAAATAACGAAGCCCTAATAAAAGATCTCGAAGTTTTAGATCGTGCATACGATGACATCGATATTGAATATCTCGAAATTCAAGGCGTTTTTGGTCCCGAAATCATAGACGAACTTTCTCAAAAGTGGAAAATTCCAAAAAACTTTATGTTTATAGGTTCTCCCGGAAATAAGTTTTCATACAGAGTTTCAGATCTTGGCGGCGTTCGATTGATTATGTAA
- a CDS encoding nuclear transport factor 2 family protein: MNANEALITKFYTAFANADAKTMAECYHPKVHFIDPAFGLLKEEQVSKMWEMLLLKSKGNLKIEFSNVKADDFIGSANWVATYNFSKTNRNVVNRIAAEFSFQDGLIIKHTDSFDVWKWSKQAFGPTGYLLGWTGFFQKKVQQQALSSLRKFEESK; encoded by the coding sequence ATGAACGCCAACGAAGCTTTAATTACAAAATTCTATACCGCTTTTGCAAACGCCGACGCTAAAACAATGGCAGAATGTTATCATCCAAAAGTTCATTTTATAGATCCGGCTTTTGGTTTATTAAAAGAAGAGCAAGTTTCTAAAATGTGGGAAATGTTGCTCTTGAAAAGCAAAGGAAACTTAAAAATTGAATTTTCAAATGTTAAAGCTGATGATTTTATAGGTTCTGCAAATTGGGTTGCGACTTATAATTTCAGTAAAACAAACCGAAATGTAGTTAACCGAATTGCAGCAGAATTTTCCTTTCAAGACGGATTAATCATCAAGCACACAGATAGTTTTGATGTTTGGAAATGGTCAAAACAAGCCTTTGGACCAACCGGATATTTATTAGGTTGGACAGGTTTCTTTCAAAAGAAAGTTCAGCAACAAGCCTTGTCATCACTGAGAAAGTTTGAGGAATCCAAATAA
- a CDS encoding helix-turn-helix transcriptional regulator, with product MVNIDDFVKRLEIILDYYGINASSFADRIGVQRSSMSHLLSGRNKPSLDFVMKILDVFPDVDLYWLLNGKGNFPKNEEENSKVKNYETLETEKTNSPISSNDNFGAVDLFSQINYKEEEKLPIRYSTEVKNQNQIPEEGEIEKIVIFYKNGTFKAYAP from the coding sequence ATGGTAAACATCGATGATTTTGTAAAAAGACTGGAAATTATATTGGATTACTATGGTATTAATGCCTCTTCTTTTGCTGATAGAATTGGCGTACAACGTTCCAGTATGTCTCACCTACTTTCGGGAAGAAACAAACCTAGCTTAGATTTTGTCATGAAAATATTAGATGTTTTTCCTGATGTAGATCTTTATTGGCTTTTGAATGGAAAGGGAAATTTTCCTAAAAATGAAGAAGAAAATAGTAAAGTCAAAAACTATGAAACTTTAGAAACTGAAAAAACAAACTCCCCTATTTCATCAAATGATAATTTTGGAGCAGTCGATTTGTTTTCGCAAATAAATTATAAGGAAGAAGAAAAACTTCCGATTAGATATTCAACGGAAGTAAAAAATCAAAATCAAATTCCGGAAGAAGGGGAAATTGAAAAAATAGTTATTTTTTATAAAAATGGGACATTTAAGGCATATGCCCCATGA
- a CDS encoding M14 family metallopeptidase, with protein MNLEELFDQYKEQSIAGRYLTIDHITPLLEKLNTNNQVKVIGTSVLGEPIYSYEIGTGETRIYLWSQMHGNESTTTKALFDFINVLNSGSEFAEKMLKTFTFYSIPILNPDGARLYTRENANKIDLNRDSQNLTQPESKVLREVFETFKPHYCFNLHDQRTIFGAGETGKPATVSFLAPSYNEEREINENRLKAINVIAGINDVLQKYIPGQVGRFDDSFNINCIGDTFQFLGVPTILFEGGHFPNDYDREITRKLLFFSLITSFKLIGENDLVDNRIHDYLNISQNKVVFYDFMYKNIKINYDGIEIITNFVAQYKEELIENKIHFNAYIVEVGELENYFGHYEYDAKGALYSDDFTNFPKMNQKADFCLDKNVKFVNGLIKS; from the coding sequence ATGAATTTAGAAGAACTATTTGACCAATACAAAGAACAATCTATAGCAGGACGTTACTTGACTATAGACCATATTACGCCATTATTAGAAAAACTAAATACAAATAATCAAGTCAAAGTTATTGGCACATCTGTTTTAGGAGAACCTATATATAGTTACGAAATTGGAACCGGAGAAACGCGTATTTATCTTTGGTCGCAAATGCACGGAAACGAAAGCACGACCACAAAAGCATTATTTGATTTCATTAATGTATTAAATAGCGGATCAGAATTTGCGGAGAAAATGCTTAAAACATTTACTTTCTATAGTATTCCTATATTAAATCCTGACGGAGCGAGACTTTATACACGCGAAAACGCCAATAAAATTGATTTAAATCGCGATTCTCAAAACCTGACTCAACCAGAAAGCAAGGTCTTGAGAGAAGTTTTTGAAACTTTCAAGCCTCATTATTGTTTTAACCTTCATGATCAGCGAACTATTTTTGGCGCAGGAGAAACTGGAAAACCAGCAACAGTATCATTTTTAGCGCCTTCATATAATGAAGAAAGAGAGATTAACGAGAACAGATTAAAAGCTATAAATGTGATCGCCGGAATCAACGATGTATTGCAAAAATACATTCCTGGACAGGTTGGTAGATTTGATGATTCGTTCAATATCAATTGTATAGGAGATACTTTTCAGTTTTTAGGAGTACCAACAATTTTGTTTGAAGGCGGACATTTTCCTAATGATTACGATAGAGAAATAACCCGAAAGCTCTTATTTTTCTCACTTATTACGAGTTTCAAACTGATCGGCGAAAACGATTTAGTTGATAATAGAATTCATGATTATTTGAATATTTCACAAAATAAAGTGGTTTTTTATGATTTTATGTATAAAAATATCAAAATAAATTATGATGGTATCGAAATTATTACGAATTTTGTCGCACAATACAAAGAAGAATTGATTGAAAATAAGATTCATTTCAACGCTTACATAGTTGAAGTAGGTGAGTTGGAAAATTATTTTGGACATTATGAATACGATGCAAAAGGAGCACTTTATTCAGATGACTTTACAAATTTTCCGAAAATGAATCAAAAAGCAGATTTTTGTTTAGATAAAAATGTTAAATTTGTTAACGGATTGATAAAAAGTTAA
- a CDS encoding 1-acyl-sn-glycerol-3-phosphate acyltransferase, with protein sequence MKKQFYKFIFFKLMGWKIVGIENAEVKKCILMVMPHTSNHDFYLGIFTRGISGLEMNWVGKKELFKFPFGYYFRSVGGEPLDRSGGLNKVDSIAAIFERKEVFRLAVAPEGTRKKVKEIRSGFYYIALKANVPIVPVAFDWGKKEVNLGKPFFPTGDYEADLQVLKKHYDGVIGKIPENGFQL encoded by the coding sequence ATGAAAAAACAATTCTATAAATTCATCTTTTTTAAGCTAATGGGCTGGAAAATAGTAGGAATAGAAAATGCCGAAGTTAAGAAATGTATACTAATGGTGATGCCACATACTAGTAATCATGATTTTTATTTGGGAATTTTCACTCGTGGAATCTCTGGATTGGAAATGAACTGGGTTGGAAAAAAGGAATTATTCAAATTTCCTTTCGGATATTATTTCAGAAGTGTAGGAGGAGAACCATTAGATCGCTCAGGCGGTTTGAATAAAGTGGATTCGATTGCTGCAATTTTCGAACGCAAAGAAGTTTTTAGATTAGCGGTTGCTCCTGAAGGAACTCGTAAAAAGGTAAAAGAAATTAGAAGTGGATTTTATTATATAGCGCTCAAAGCAAATGTGCCAATTGTTCCCGTTGCATTTGATTGGGGCAAAAAAGAAGTTAATTTAGGAAAGCCATTTTTCCCAACTGGTGATTACGAAGCCGATCTACAGGTTTTGAAAAAACATTATGACGGAGTTATTGGTAAAATTCCTGAAAACGGATTTCAACTGTAA
- a CDS encoding peptidoglycan DD-metalloendopeptidase family protein, translated as MKPLASILKTLPPTKVIDSSIDFSKYLALDLSVTNLELMESKPENAAEFELFISNYLEKNNAEVAFGGYIEGRTLYQRSTIFKNDSIPERNIHIGLDLWTKANTAVLAPLDGKVHSFKNNEGLGDYGPTIILEHEIENEVFYTLYGHLSLESIENLSVGTVFKKGDKIATLGKSDVNGDYAPHVHFQIIKNIEEYWGDYPGVCNTNDLNFYIENCPDPNLLLKIT; from the coding sequence ATGAAACCTCTTGCCTCTATTTTAAAAACATTACCACCTACTAAAGTAATTGATTCAAGTATCGATTTTTCAAAATATCTAGCTTTGGATTTATCGGTTACGAATCTGGAATTAATGGAATCTAAGCCTGAAAACGCAGCCGAATTTGAGCTTTTTATTTCTAATTATCTCGAAAAAAATAATGCCGAAGTCGCTTTTGGAGGATATATTGAAGGACGGACTTTGTATCAAAGAAGTACAATTTTCAAAAACGATTCTATTCCGGAACGTAATATTCATATTGGTTTGGATTTGTGGACAAAAGCAAATACGGCTGTACTTGCTCCGCTTGACGGAAAAGTTCATAGTTTTAAAAATAATGAAGGTTTGGGCGATTATGGCCCGACGATTATTTTGGAACATGAAATTGAAAATGAAGTTTTTTATACTTTATACGGACATTTATCGTTAGAAAGTATAGAAAACCTTAGCGTTGGGACTGTATTTAAAAAGGGAGATAAAATTGCTACTTTAGGAAAATCAGACGTTAACGGAGATTATGCGCCTCACGTACATTTTCAAATTATAAAAAATATTGAAGAATATTGGGGAGATTATCCTGGAGTTTGCAATACAAATGACCTTAATTTTTATATAGAAAACTGTCCCGACCCTAACTTATTATTAAAAATTACTTAA
- a CDS encoding fused MFS/spermidine synthase: MIQKLFSYLIPIKIFKKKSARSKIIEVTWANGELVLDSENTNYSYGSLQRILRYGLRNIGYKAILEMDHVLLLGVAGGSVIKTLVDEVEYKGRITGVEIDADMIQIANDYFNLNQIKQLDVIIDDAFEFVLKTKEKYDLIIIDIFEDINMPNFLFEKFFSDRVCSLLKDQGFVLFNTMILDEAHNVRNRKYIAEINAELFTSKMLPRIEVHNELIIIEKVA; encoded by the coding sequence ATGATTCAAAAGTTATTCAGTTATTTAATTCCAATTAAAATATTTAAAAAAAAATCTGCCAGAAGTAAAATAATTGAAGTTACTTGGGCAAATGGAGAATTGGTTTTAGATTCTGAAAACACAAATTATTCATACGGAAGTTTGCAACGTATATTAAGGTACGGACTCAGAAATATTGGATATAAAGCAATTCTCGAAATGGACCACGTTTTATTGCTTGGAGTCGCCGGAGGAAGTGTCATAAAAACTTTGGTTGACGAAGTGGAATATAAAGGTAGAATTACTGGTGTCGAAATTGACGCTGATATGATTCAAATTGCAAATGATTATTTCAACCTTAATCAAATAAAACAGCTGGATGTTATTATTGATGATGCTTTTGAGTTTGTTTTAAAAACAAAAGAAAAGTACGATTTGATAATCATTGATATTTTTGAAGACATTAATATGCCAAACTTTTTGTTTGAGAAGTTTTTTAGCGATCGTGTTTGTTCACTTTTAAAAGATCAGGGTTTTGTTTTATTCAATACCATGATTCTGGATGAAGCGCATAATGTTCGAAACAGAAAATATATTGCCGAAATTAACGCCGAATTATTTACTTCGAAAATGCTGCCCCGCATAGAAGTGCATAATGAATTAATAATAATTGAAAAAGTCGCCTAA